The Sparus aurata chromosome 12, fSpaAur1.1, whole genome shotgun sequence sequence CCCGTGGTTGATATATTAGTACACACTATACATAGTTTTTAATAATAGAAAGTGTGTTACAGCAGATGTCATGTCACTACCTCGGTGTAAGTCGTCAGGGGGTAtagctcagtggtagagcatttgactgcagatcaagaggTCTCCGGTTCAAATCCGGATGCCCCCTTTAAATTCTTTAAACATGCTAACTATATTTAAAAGTAATGACATTAATATGAATAATGTCATAATTCTTACCATATGAAAATCGCAGTATTACGTACTCGGAGGCGACCACGTCTGTTTTAAAGGATAACTTCACCCCATAATGACGATTGAGTCATTATCCAGTGAGCCTCATGCTGATTGAAAGTCAAGTTATAAAGTGAAAcgatccacaaaacatttctgtagcttCACAGTACAATAGTGTCACAGAATTCTTTTAAATGACTTAAGTACATGGGCACTCGTTTGATAACGTAAACAACGTAGTTATTCATAAAATGGCTacaaacagtttgtgtgttcaAGTCCAAGTCTCTGCAAACGCCTAGATCCAAAATCGACTTATTTATATCCTTATATAAGTCAAATTATTCACTGTTCACTGAGTCTTTTGGATATTTGGATCACAATGGATGAGCTGTATAGaggcattttctttctttcttttttgtatttacattttagaaaataCCCCGCCTACTTCTCTACTAGTTATTTATGAGAATTTTGCTACAATATTTTAccatgaagctccagaaatgttttgtggactgtaAAACTTGACCCAACTATCCATCTTCATGAGGGTAGATAACGACTTAGTTTGACATGTTGGAGAAAAGTCATCCTTTAAGTTCTGTCACTTTACATGTAATTATACATATTCTGACACATTTATGTTGGTATGATTGAACAACTAACCTGTTGCTCCATCCGTGCAATAACTTCTACATCCACTCTGTTATCTTTGTTACTTTGgtataatgtttgtttttgtatttaacctttatttaaccaggaaagactcattgagattaaaaatctcttttacaagagtgtcctggccaagacaggcagcagcataatcatacatacacacaaacacaagttggacacaaacattaaagacaCTAAGCAGcccaaaacagcaacatttgaagGTCAGCTACAATAATAAACGCCTCAGGCAAAACATCTACAACCAGATGTTTCTGCCTCCAGACACTTTACCTCACTCTGGATACGTTTGTGCTTAAACAGTCACACAGTTTGTGACTCAATCAATCCTTTAACGTCCATCTCCGCCCAAAGATGTGTTTTGCTAATTGTTGCTTTACTTGGCTGTTTGAGCTTTACTGTTTGAGCAGAAGTAGTTGGCTTGTCCTCTGTCACATTCATATGCTGAAGAGGGAAAGTTTCTTTGTTAATCATTAGATACCAGCATGAAAGTTGCACaattaaatattgaaattaacaatatttgcatattcatagaCTGTCTGAGGGATGAATAAGATATTTTCTTATCTTGTCAGAATTAACCACGAAAACATGAACTTGAGGAGTGGGTGATCTGgctaaaaagataatattatgATTGATTTATAATCTCAATTGTTATCTATTTTCTTAAATTCTAAGTGTACGTTTGACTTAAGATTGACTTGAAATAGCCTATGAATTTTTCCAGTCCATTTGGAATTTCCatttttccgtttcacaaaaaGGATTTTGTTAATCTGTTTTTGTGATTCCTTGTTGGTCTCACAGTTGGGGACGAAACTGCCGAGGTTCCCTGCCTCATCAGACTACCCGTCAGATGTGGAGCCTGACATGAGGCAGCTGGTCAGAGcccaaaacaagaagaagaagaagtctggAGGCTTTCAGTCTATGGGTAAGACCCAGTGAAGAGTCCACAGATGGGGCTGCATGTCCACTGGTTACCCATAATGTTGAAAGTCTGATTCATTATTGCCCAGACGCAATACTGTTTAACTAAATTCTTTACGATTTCAGGTCTAAGCTACCCTGTATATAAAGGCGTCATGAAGAAGGGTTACAAAGTCCCTACCCCGATCCAAAGAAAGGTAAGTCAGCACTACTTCAGGATCCAGTATCCCAACATTTGTGACAAGTAACTGCACAGTATCTCATGCCAAATCCTCCTCTTACCATTTCAGACTATCCCGGTGATTTTGGATGGTAAAGATATGGTAGCCATGGCCAGGACCGGCAGTGGTAAGACAGCTGCTTTCCTGGTGCCGATGTTTGAGAAGCTGAAAGGCCCTCAAGCCCAAACGGGAGCCCGGGCCCTCATCATGACCCCCACCAGGGAGTTGGCCCTGCAGACCATGAAGTTCACGAAAGAGGTCAGACAGATGATAATCTAATTTTTAATCACTGTTTAGTTGCTCTGTGATTCCTTTTGAGAACctgtctctgatgtttttttctcactacaTTGTTGTGTTATAGTTGGGAAAATTCACCGGCCTCAGGACTGCCTTGATCCTCGGTGGAGACAGGTGAGTGATGTCCCAATATACCTGTTGTATTATGAGATCCTTTAACTCTGGTGTGAATGTAAATCTTTCTGCTCTTTTCCAGCATGGACGATCAGTTTGCTGCTCTTCATGAAAACCCTGACATGTAAGTGTTTCATCGTAGTTCTGACAGATGATCTTGTTTCTCTCCATCATTTTGTGCCTGTTTTAGTCCTGATTCGCTGTGCCTCTTCTCCTCAGAATCATCGGTACCCCCGGTCGTCTCATGCACGTTGTCACGGAGATGAACCTGAAGTTGCACAATGTGGAGTACGTGGTGTTTGAtgaggctgacaggtgagaaagGCGTTGTATTTTCAATTCACAGCTCTGATTCACTCGTATGCCTTTATGTGTTAATATGCTGGCGCTCTCTCTTCGCTCAGGCTGTTTGAAATGGGTTTCGCCGAGCAGCTCCAGGAGATCATCCGCAGGCTTCCAGACAACAGACAGACTCTGCTGTTCTCTGCCACTCTGCCCAAACTGCTGGTTGAGTTTGCTAGAGCAGGTCAGTTCTGTCACTGACTGACCGAAGATCATACTGATATGGATGATAAAAGATTACTGATCAAGATTCAAGCTCACTAAATGTttgtatatttctttatttttccaggGTTGACTGAACCAGTGTTGATCCGTTTGGATGTTGATTCTAAGCTCAGTGACGAGATCaaggtaaataaaataaaaaatggctttattgatttgtctgtgatgtcttcaaattgcatctgttgtccaaccaacagtccaaaacccaaagactcgtCATCTAATATCATAGAtgacaaacaaaagcagcaaatcctcacatttaagaatctGTAACCAACATTTTTGATCAAAAGTGACTGAAACGATAAATCAGTTACCAAAATAGTTGATCGTCTAAGTGTTGCTGCTCTGGACACATTTAAGCAGACATGAAATAATTGGCAAGATAATGCTGATAATTTGGAGTTGTTCCAGTTATTGAAGTGTTTTTAGAGAGgaaaattttcattttttaaattaattcataCATACTACTAACATACATACTAAGTAGAACTCAGACCTCTGTTACGAATGATTAAATCATGTAAATGGAATGTTTGTTCATAAATGGCCTTGAACTGGTGGTTTAGACTTgtagaataaaaaaagtgaCCCTGCATCCTTCAGATGCTCTTTAAAGACTCCTACTAACTTGATCAGTAAAAAAGTCATCAAAATAACTTATGTGTTCATAACTCAATAACTCAGAAATTACTGTTACAGGTGCACAATATGCTTACAAAATCCTAATTTCTCCTGTTTTCCCTCAGCTGTCATTCTTCCACGTCCGTGCGGATGACAAGCAGGCACTGCTGCTTTATATGCTGAGGAGCGTAGTGAAGATTCATGAACAGACTGTGGTTTTTGTAGCCACTAAACACCATGTAGAGTACCTCAAAGAGGTAAGTTACAAACAGCAGTCTTTTCTCTATTTCCGTGTATGTTCCCTTAAACAGCCATGTTTTAAATATCAGCTTTGATTTatgctacattttttttgtgttttcatctccAGCTGCTGACTTCAGAAGGTGTGGAGTGTGCCTACATCTACAGCTCTCTTGATCAGACCGCCAGGAAAATCAACATTGGGAAGTTTGTGCATCGGAAAGCCATGGTCCTGATTGTGACTGATGTCGCGGCTCGTGGTATAGACATCCCCCTGCTGGACAATGTCATCAACTACAACTTCCCCTCCAAGCCTAAGCTATTCCTTCACAGAGTTGGTGAGCTGCTTATGCACTAAATTAAGCCCTCTATTTACCCTTAATCaagtatttttctttcatttttgccAAATTTGAATTGGGGGTAGAAGAAGTGATGAGTTTGATATGATAAATGAGGGATTATTTGGTCATCGCCTGTCTTTTCCCATCAGGCCGTGTGGGGCGTGCTGGCCGCAGCGGTAGAGCCTACAGTATGATTTGTCAAGATGAGATGCCTTTAGTCTACGACCTTCACCTCTTCCTTGGAAGGCCCGTTCAGTTCgccacacctgaacacacacaaggTAGACTTTGAGTTGTGTTATACATCTAAGGCTGCCAGTAGACTTCTTTGCCATTCTTCTGTCGCTCTCTCTAATTTTAAAACCTCCCCTCCGATCTCCAGATTCAGAGGGTGTGTTTGGTCGGGTCCCTCAGAGTATCCTGGATGACGAAAGCTCTCATCTGTTCACGGCTCACGAAAACTCCCACGACCTGGAGAACCTGCATCGTGTTTCAGAGAACGCCTACAAGCAGTATCTCAAGTCTCGACCAAACCCCTCGACGGAGTCCATCAGACGGGTCAAAAACACAGATACGTCCCTCATGGCCGTCCATCCACTACTAGGTCAGTTTGGAGTAGGATGAGCTGCGAAGAGAACAGTGATGATGATAAAGGCAGTAGTTGGTAATCTGATTTCATTAATCTTGTTTCAGGGTCGGGTTTGGAGAAAATGGAACTGGATCGCCTTCATTTGGTTGATGCAATCAAAGGCTACAAATCCAAATCGGTAAGTTGCAGTAGAAAATAATGTAGGTATCTCAAAGTATTGCAATTTCCTGcttaaacaaaaaatattctttttgTCTCCTTCTAGACTATCTTTGAAATCAACTCTAGCAGTAAGACACAAGCTAGTGAGGTGATGCGGAAAAAACGCTCCAAAGACACACAGCTGGTGGACAAGTTCACCAAACAGAAAGACAGCCGGGCTGCAGAGAGCCAGCTGCGGCAGCCCATCAACCCAACCATAGCTGACGATGATTTCACACACTCtacaggcagagaggaggacgaAGATCTAACGGCAAGAGACTCTCATTTCTCTGTAGCACTAGGATTTGAAACCAGGGGATctacagtgtgttttttcccaGTATGTTTTTGGTGTAATGTCTGGATCACTGAGAATAATCCAGATGCCAAAACATGCGTGTGTCGGTCATCTGTAGTTCATCCGGGTGGTAAAAATTTAATCAAGCACCGAAGTAGGAAATAAGATGATGTAATTATCCGTTACATGTCAAAAGACGTTAGGGCTGCAATATATCCTTTTCATTATAAATTAATCCACTAATTATTTTCCTAGTTAATCATTTATGTCATAAAATGGAGAAAAATAACAGTTTCTAAAGGCCCGAGGAGATGTCCTCGGGCTGGATGTCCAGATATTAGGCAGGTCCCTTAGGTGTCTTTGAGAGGTGAaggttattaaaaaaacagacataaatatTCTCAGTGTTGTAACAGTAAGTAACCTTGATCTGTGTCTTAAACATGTTGAAGAAcatgcttgaaaaatgactgactgAAAAATTAATTGTCAGAAATATCAAATCAGCAACTATGCCGAttaatctccttttttttgACCATTGATCAGTTTGGTGACTGATCAATTCAGCTCTAAATGACATGTATAAAACTGTAAGAAATGTCAACACTTGCATAAACTTAATTAAGACCGAGCAGCATTACTCATTTCTTTTACTGTTGTAGCAAATCCACATTTTGTACGCAGCAATTTAACTACAAACTTATTGCAATTTTTAAACATGTAATTCTCTCTGTGTCCACCAGGGGGTGTTCTCTTCAGTAGTAGGTGGAAAACGAAGAATCTTGCGGCAAGATGGGGAAGAACGGGCAAATAACAAGAGAAGCAGACAGTCGGGCAAAGACGAGGAGTATTACATCCCCTACAGACCCAAAGACTTCGACTCTGAGAGAGGGTGAGCGTCGCAACTTTGAAAGTCAAACATGATTAAAATGTCTCAACGTTGTGTTATAACACGTTGTTCATGTTCTGTGTGACGCCAGGTTAAGTCTCAGTGGCGAGGGCACTGCTTTTGAGCAGCAGGCCTCCTCAGCTGTCCTGGACCTCATGGGAGATGAGGGAGAGCGGCTCAACCAgcacaaacacatgatgaaatGGTGAGAGTTTAAATTCATCACACTTTCTGACATCTTATGCTTCTAATTTGGCCATTTCACACAATAACACAGTGACTCTGTATCACTAATAGGGACCGTAAGAGGAAGCGCTTTGTGAGAGAATCTGGAAAGGGggatcagaagaagaagatcaggaCAGATGGTGGTCAGGTCATCGACAACaagaggaacaggaagaacTTGTATCCTCAGACCAAATGTCTTCATGTGTTTACTGTTACTGTCTGCTACTGTTGTCTGTTACACTCTGACAATGTTTAGTTGTTGTATCACTTAACAACATGTCAGTTACGAGGAGTGGAAGAAGAAATACAAGGTTGATGACGCAGAT is a genomic window containing:
- the ddx54 gene encoding ATP-dependent RNA helicase DDX54, which codes for MAQRKKKLTKKKRYTGSREPEADSDSGDFELAAEVKDDDSLGTKLPRFPASSDYPSDVEPDMRQLVRAQNKKKKKSGGFQSMGLSYPVYKGVMKKGYKVPTPIQRKTIPVILDGKDMVAMARTGSGKTAAFLVPMFEKLKGPQAQTGARALIMTPTRELALQTMKFTKELGKFTGLRTALILGGDSMDDQFAALHENPDIIIGTPGRLMHVVTEMNLKLHNVEYVVFDEADRLFEMGFAEQLQEIIRRLPDNRQTLLFSATLPKLLVEFARAGLTEPVLIRLDVDSKLSDEIKLSFFHVRADDKQALLLYMLRSVVKIHEQTVVFVATKHHVEYLKELLTSEGVECAYIYSSLDQTARKINIGKFVHRKAMVLIVTDVAARGIDIPLLDNVINYNFPSKPKLFLHRVGRVGRAGRSGRAYSMICQDEMPLVYDLHLFLGRPVQFATPEHTQDSEGVFGRVPQSILDDESSHLFTAHENSHDLENLHRVSENAYKQYLKSRPNPSTESIRRVKNTDTSLMAVHPLLGSGLEKMELDRLHLVDAIKGYKSKSTIFEINSSSKTQASEVMRKKRSKDTQLVDKFTKQKDSRAAESQLRQPINPTIADDDFTHSTGREEDEDLTGVFSSVVGGKRRILRQDGEERANNKRSRQSGKDEEYYIPYRPKDFDSERGLSLSGEGTAFEQQASSAVLDLMGDEGERLNQHKHMMKWDRKRKRFVRESGKGDQKKKIRTDGGQVIDNKRNRKNFYEEWKKKYKVDDADGSDGEMGAGRRPAGGRGRGRGGGRGRGRGGSNFQRSATPQHTPGGRKIRSELKTSQQILKQRKKQQKQQFLQGGGMKKLRAKNKPFVGDVKKSGFGRGGQKKGKMRKRL